A section of the Triticum dicoccoides isolate Atlit2015 ecotype Zavitan chromosome 7A, WEW_v2.0, whole genome shotgun sequence genome encodes:
- the LOC119330869 gene encoding uncharacterized protein LOC119330869 has translation MNGLSSREKSVRYALYWPHDGTRRNSAAAFAAMKTRRPKQEVIKALLDKYNEDNDLLGDLAYRLEEIVRYKPCFDGKDCDYRSYSHLNMTIKTKGADDPRKKLYFAEVTCMRGEHEEYVLTCICAVEPDANGECLVCGDQMKHPIDAKYNHGRSTPIFRCCSHADAKALGDELITVHDEAWLEKEEARVRRVFEEVAEDIKKEKAAKLAEAIKEEKAAKLAKAIKGENALKEVNEATEVGTIGHGHAKSAKYVVPARRK, from the exons ATGAATGGACTTTCATCTAGGGAGAAGTCTGTGCGGTATGCTTTATACTGGCCTCATGATGGCACAAGAAGAAATTCTGCAGCAGCCTTTGCTGCCATGAAGACCCGTCGCCCTAAACAGGAAGTTATTAAAGCTCTACTGGACAAGTACAACGAGGACAATGATCTTTTAGGG GATCTTGCATATCGACTAGAAGAAATAGTgagatataaaccatgttttgacGGGAAAGACTGTGATTATAGGTCATATTCACATTTGAATATGACCATAAAGACTAAAGGAGCCGATGATCCCCGCAAGAAGCTGTATTTTGCTGAAGTCACTTGTATGAGAGGCGAACATGAAGAGTATGTGCTCACCTGTATCTGCGCAGTTGAACCTGATGCCAATG GTGAATGCCTTGTGTGTGGAGATCAAATGAAGCACCCCATTGATGCTAAATACAACCATGGTCGCTCCACGCCAATCTTTAGATGTTGTTCCCATGCAGATGCAAAAGCCTTGGGTGACGAG TTAATTACCGTGCATGATGAGGcttggctggaaaaggaggaaGCTAGGGTGAGACGAGTGTTTGAGGAAGTGGCTGAGGATATCAAGAAGGAGAAAGCGGCGAAACTGGCCGAGGCTATCAAGGAGGAGAAAGCAGCGAAGCTGGCTAAGGCTATCAAGGGGGAGAATGCGTTAAAGGAAGTGAATGAGGCTACGGAGGTGGGCACCATAGGGCATGGCCATGCAAAGAGCGCCAAGTATGTAGTACCGGCTAGACGAAAATGA